A single Pseudoalteromonas phenolica DNA region contains:
- a CDS encoding DUF1566 domain-containing protein: protein MNKVILMATLLGTMSYLPNSIAQCNDASEVARYSPVLEQTITDYKFGLMWSACAISPTTGECMSDSEVRSRMTGLKAVQFADESVIGGHTDWRLPNLKEAMTLFGGCQDFTYAAPLQMGKYQRRIWTATTDSGQSEPALKTIAMVNGQIVPWRVSSSAASVFLVRDISQGAQ from the coding sequence ATGAATAAAGTAATTCTTATGGCGACCCTGCTGGGTACTATGAGCTACTTACCCAATTCTATAGCACAGTGTAATGATGCTTCAGAGGTGGCCAGATATAGCCCTGTTTTGGAACAAACCATTACAGATTATAAGTTTGGTTTGATGTGGAGTGCTTGCGCAATTAGTCCGACGACAGGGGAATGTATGTCTGACAGTGAAGTGCGTTCGAGAATGACAGGGCTCAAGGCGGTTCAGTTTGCTGATGAATCCGTCATTGGGGGTCACACCGATTGGCGTTTACCGAACTTGAAAGAGGCGATGACTCTATTTGGTGGGTGCCAGGATTTTACCTATGCTGCGCCATTACAAATGGGTAAATATCAGCGCCGTATTTGGACTGCAACAACTGACTCAGGTCAGTCTGAGCCCGCATTAAAAACCATCGCGATGGTTAATGGGCAAATAGTGCCATGGCGAGTCTCAAGTAGTGCTGCATCGGTGTTTTTAGTGCGAGATATTAGCCAAGGAGCTCAGTGA
- a CDS encoding PKD domain-containing protein, with protein MRALSSTALGLILLLSTPSVLSNEITAYQWDFGDGTTSSEANPNHEYQQPGFYQVTLKAFVNDKLSYSKQHLVDAVSPTIKKFIILGENTAKVGENLSFTTELETTQPLQLNYIWTTQEGNEHSGSRYSFTAEKTGTFELSVSGFFNGRKVTTDTLSYTVSVADTTPTPTTPTDKTKQSDEGGGSLFWVLPALFITGLRRKLKS; from the coding sequence ATGCGCGCGCTTTCAAGTACTGCTTTAGGGCTCATTTTATTACTCAGCACCCCCTCAGTTTTAAGTAACGAAATTACGGCTTACCAATGGGATTTCGGTGATGGTACAACGAGCTCAGAAGCCAACCCTAATCATGAATATCAACAACCTGGTTTTTATCAAGTCACACTGAAAGCTTTTGTTAATGACAAGCTGAGTTATAGCAAACAACACCTCGTTGATGCCGTATCACCCACTATTAAAAAATTCATAATTTTAGGCGAAAATACAGCCAAAGTAGGTGAAAATCTGTCATTTACAACAGAGCTAGAAACAACACAACCGTTACAACTGAACTATATTTGGACCACCCAGGAAGGTAACGAACACAGTGGTAGTCGCTACTCATTTACAGCTGAAAAAACAGGGACATTTGAACTCTCTGTAAGTGGCTTTTTTAACGGTAGAAAGGTCACAACTGATACGCTTTCTTATACAGTTTCAGTCGCAGATACAACCCCAACGCCAACCACACCCACAGATAAAACTAAGCAGTCAGATGAAGGGGGAGGATCGCTTTTCTGGGTGCTTCCAGCACTATTCATTACAGGGTTAAGGCGTAAGCTAAAAAGCTAA
- a CDS encoding substrate-binding periplasmic protein, with protein MISKIINVFLVLIVMLSHTSFACEQTFRVSAADAWPPFSFKKGNDYQGIDIEIVEAVFSTAGYCWQYVSYPSSKRALKELELGNVDMLFAATKTDERSKYAHFSVSYRDEEMMVFSLVGAKNVDYFSIKHLFGVSRGSVYGRDFEVFRTFCPDCVVNTNNVSERFGMLRSKRVDYVIEERITGMNYIKTLGLDGIKLLPQPVHSEGLKFMFSKAHIKPEQLHKIDQAIRSNKELIQSKINSTYLKK; from the coding sequence TTGATTTCAAAAATAATTAATGTGTTTTTAGTACTTATTGTTATGTTGTCGCACACTTCTTTTGCATGCGAACAAACATTTCGCGTGAGTGCTGCCGATGCTTGGCCTCCTTTCTCTTTTAAGAAGGGGAATGATTATCAAGGTATAGATATTGAGATCGTCGAAGCTGTTTTTTCTACAGCGGGTTATTGTTGGCAATATGTGAGTTACCCTTCTTCAAAGCGAGCTTTAAAAGAGTTGGAACTTGGCAATGTAGATATGCTATTTGCAGCAACAAAAACGGACGAACGCTCTAAATATGCGCATTTTTCTGTTTCTTATAGAGATGAAGAAATGATGGTGTTTTCTTTAGTAGGAGCTAAAAACGTTGACTACTTTTCGATTAAACATCTATTCGGAGTGAGTCGGGGTAGCGTATATGGCCGAGACTTTGAAGTGTTTAGAACATTTTGCCCTGACTGTGTAGTGAATACCAATAATGTATCAGAGCGTTTTGGTATGCTCAGATCAAAGCGAGTAGATTATGTTATTGAAGAAAGAATAACAGGCATGAATTACATAAAAACTCTCGGGCTAGATGGGATAAAACTTTTGCCTCAACCGGTTCACTCTGAGGGCTTAAAGTTCATGTTTAGTAAGGCTCATATTAAACCTGAGCAGCTTCATAAAATTGATCAAGCAATACGCTCAAATAAAGAATTAATACAGTCAAAAATCAACTCGACTTACCTGAAAAAGTAA
- a CDS encoding helix-turn-helix domain-containing protein: MSKQIDLHEAMLSVMIGESSLSQAAAKYQVSKRSLYSALRFAKQAPEQRQQHLQRVREQLMANIANIDSRLAQQTA; encoded by the coding sequence ATGAGTAAGCAAATTGATTTACACGAAGCCATGTTAAGCGTGATGATCGGCGAATCAAGCCTCTCTCAAGCAGCGGCAAAATATCAAGTTTCTAAACGCAGCCTTTACAGTGCACTACGCTTTGCCAAGCAAGCCCCCGAACAGCGACAACAACACCTGCAGCGAGTCAGAGAACAGTTAATGGCAAATATTGCCAACATAGATTCTCGGCTCGCCCAGCAAACTGCCTAA
- the rtcR gene encoding RNA repair transcriptional activator RtcR produces MKKTIAVTLIGTQLDFVGKRIDRWSRWRPNISLCSQEDLIVDKLHMLHDNHSWKLANNVAVDIESVSPETQVQLHNINFSNPWDFEEVYAKLYDWCAQQEFDTEKNDYLFHITTGTHVVQICSYLLTESRHFPGRLIQTSPDKYNKNKSVGKAQIIDLDLSKYDQIATRFDREHLEGKAFLKGGIHTKNKAFNQLITQVEKVAIRSQDPMLLTGPTGAGKSQLATRIFQLKKKRAMLEGELVSVNCATLKGENAMAALFGHTKGAFTGALKSRDGYLLTADKGVLFLDEIGELGLEEQAMLLHAIENKEFHPVGSDRTLKSNFQLIAGTNRDLKQQVAKGMFREDLLARINLWSYKLPALKDRREDIPGNIDYEMDLFAQKTGERVRFNKEAKRLFEEFAMSNQAPWSGNFRDLSSAITRLGTLADSSRIAIADVTEEIARLKESWHLPDSEPQRKAIERYLTSEAISKLDKFDAIQLNNVLVICEKHTSMAAAGRELFNVSRTLKAQVNDSTRLQKYLAKFGLKWSDLSEQKNSE; encoded by the coding sequence ATGAAGAAGACAATTGCGGTAACATTGATCGGGACACAGTTGGATTTTGTTGGCAAGCGTATTGATAGATGGTCACGGTGGCGACCGAATATTAGCTTGTGTAGTCAAGAAGATTTAATCGTCGATAAACTGCATATGCTCCATGATAACCACAGTTGGAAACTCGCGAATAATGTTGCTGTGGACATTGAAAGTGTGTCACCTGAAACACAGGTGCAATTACATAATATAAACTTCTCTAACCCTTGGGACTTTGAAGAGGTATATGCCAAGCTTTATGATTGGTGTGCCCAACAAGAATTTGATACTGAGAAAAATGATTACCTGTTTCATATTACTACAGGGACGCATGTTGTTCAGATTTGTAGTTACCTGCTTACTGAAAGTCGGCATTTTCCGGGTCGACTCATTCAAACCTCTCCAGACAAGTACAATAAAAACAAATCGGTCGGTAAAGCACAAATAATCGATCTTGACTTGTCTAAATATGATCAAATAGCAACGCGTTTTGACCGTGAACATCTCGAGGGTAAAGCATTTCTAAAAGGCGGTATTCATACTAAAAATAAGGCCTTCAACCAACTTATAACGCAAGTTGAAAAAGTCGCTATCCGTTCACAAGATCCGATGTTACTGACGGGTCCAACTGGAGCAGGAAAAAGCCAACTTGCTACTCGTATCTTTCAACTCAAAAAGAAACGAGCCATGTTAGAGGGTGAACTTGTTTCAGTAAATTGTGCGACATTGAAAGGCGAAAATGCCATGGCTGCTTTATTTGGTCATACAAAAGGTGCATTTACAGGAGCCTTAAAGTCTCGAGATGGCTATTTGCTCACAGCTGATAAGGGCGTATTGTTTTTGGATGAGATTGGTGAGCTTGGCTTAGAAGAGCAGGCGATGCTTCTTCATGCCATAGAAAATAAAGAGTTTCATCCCGTTGGTAGTGATAGAACGCTAAAAAGTAACTTTCAACTTATTGCCGGAACGAACCGTGATTTGAAACAGCAAGTTGCGAAAGGAATGTTTAGAGAAGACTTACTTGCGCGCATTAATTTGTGGTCTTACAAACTACCAGCATTAAAAGATCGACGTGAGGACATCCCCGGCAATATTGACTATGAAATGGACTTATTTGCACAGAAAACAGGGGAAAGAGTCAGGTTTAACAAAGAAGCTAAGCGATTATTTGAAGAGTTTGCAATGTCAAACCAAGCGCCTTGGTCCGGTAACTTCAGAGATTTAAGTTCGGCAATTACACGATTAGGCACTCTTGCAGATTCATCGCGCATTGCTATAGCTGATGTGACAGAAGAAATAGCTAGACTAAAAGAGTCATGGCATTTACCTGACTCAGAACCGCAACGTAAAGCTATCGAAAGGTATTTAACTAGCGAAGCAATATCTAAACTCGATAAATTCGATGCTATTCAACTTAATAATGTACTTGTGATATGCGAAAAACATACGAGTATGGCAGCTGCTGGAAGAGAGTTATTCAACGTTAGTCGAACATTAAAGGCACAAGTAAACGATTCTACAAGATTGCAGAAGTACCTCGCTAAGTTTGGTTTGAAATGGTCAGATTTGAGCGAGCAAAAAAATAGCGAGTAA
- a CDS encoding slipin family protein produces MLRKTQTVNENQRLLVFKNQELIKILNAGKHTLWDIKNELNFTTFDINELFVSLPNVERLYRNSEVLKTQIEHWKLDNDQVGILYVNDQLKGIVAPSEHLYLWKDTGEIRLDKVSIKNQIAIENRVFNLIMRAGANSASRLIRSENTVATKPIADLSVPKDHVGLLYIDGKLAEQLPPGNYGFWQLSNKVELKNFDCRTQILEVSGQEILSKDRVSLRINLSASIQIKDAQIAASSVDKLDEYIYKTLQLALREAVGTKSLDDILIDKLYINETVKELVTTQLSSIGIELKSVGVKDIILPGEMKAILNQVVEAQKAAEANVIKRREETSATRSLHNTAKVMENNPTLMRLKELEALEKVADRIDSLTVYGGLDGLMNGVVKLT; encoded by the coding sequence ATGTTAAGAAAAACACAAACTGTAAATGAAAATCAAAGACTTCTAGTCTTTAAAAACCAAGAGTTAATCAAAATACTAAACGCGGGTAAACACACCCTTTGGGATATTAAAAATGAACTTAATTTTACCACTTTCGATATCAATGAATTGTTCGTTTCACTGCCAAATGTAGAACGACTTTACCGTAATAGTGAAGTGTTAAAAACACAAATTGAGCACTGGAAATTAGATAATGACCAAGTTGGTATTTTATATGTGAATGATCAACTCAAAGGCATAGTGGCCCCAAGTGAGCATCTGTATCTATGGAAAGACACAGGTGAAATTCGCCTTGATAAAGTTTCTATAAAAAACCAAATAGCTATAGAAAACAGAGTGTTTAACCTAATTATGCGAGCTGGCGCCAATAGTGCCTCACGTTTAATAAGAAGTGAAAACACTGTTGCAACCAAACCAATCGCTGACCTGTCGGTACCCAAAGATCATGTTGGCCTTTTGTATATAGATGGCAAATTGGCAGAACAGCTTCCACCTGGTAACTATGGCTTTTGGCAGTTGAGTAACAAAGTTGAACTAAAAAACTTCGATTGTCGCACTCAGATACTCGAAGTATCTGGGCAAGAGATTTTAAGTAAAGACAGGGTGAGTTTGCGTATCAACTTGAGCGCCAGTATTCAAATTAAAGATGCTCAGATCGCAGCAAGCAGTGTAGATAAACTAGATGAATATATATACAAGACGCTGCAATTAGCGCTTCGAGAAGCCGTCGGTACTAAATCACTCGACGACATTCTAATAGACAAGCTTTATATCAATGAAACTGTAAAAGAACTTGTGACGACGCAACTATCAAGTATCGGCATTGAACTCAAAAGCGTAGGGGTAAAAGACATCATTTTACCGGGCGAAATGAAGGCCATTTTAAATCAGGTCGTGGAAGCGCAAAAAGCAGCGGAGGCTAATGTCATTAAACGCCGAGAAGAAACATCCGCTACCCGAAGTTTACATAACACGGCAAAAGTTATGGAAAACAACCCAACACTAATGCGACTTAAAGAACTAGAAGCATTAGAGAAGGTAGCAGATCGCATTGATAGCTTAACCGTTTATGGTGGGCTGGATGGACTAATGAATGGTGTCGTTAAACTCACTTAA
- a CDS encoding RtcB family protein — protein sequence MCKNFNTIKTTGHAPIKAWTKGVPFEEQAQAQLKNIAAMPIVHSHIAVMPDVHMGKGATIGSVIPSVDAVIPAAVGVDIGCGMVATKTTLTASQLPDNLAGIRHAFEAAVPHGRTGGRKGKRDRGAWHNIPELVADEWQKLEVRFERICQKHPAIKKSNHVNHLGTMGTGNHFLELCLDEHDAVWIMLHSGSRGVGNRIGNYFIELAKKEMQRHQMHLPDMDLAYLSEGSEYFNDYVEAVEWAQDFAAKNREIMMFNAINALRKVLPVSFETADLAVNCHHNYISREHHFGKDCFVTRKGAVRAQKGEMGIIPGSMGARSFIVRGLGNPDSFNSCSHGAGRVMSRTKAKKVFNIQDQIDATQGVECRKDEAVIDEIPHAYKDIEKVMAAQKDLVEVVYTLKQIVCVKG from the coding sequence ATGTGTAAAAATTTTAATACTATAAAAACCACAGGCCATGCTCCAATCAAAGCTTGGACGAAAGGTGTCCCTTTTGAAGAACAAGCGCAAGCTCAGTTAAAAAACATAGCTGCAATGCCAATTGTGCATTCGCATATCGCAGTGATGCCTGATGTGCATATGGGTAAAGGTGCCACCATAGGCAGTGTTATTCCATCTGTTGATGCTGTGATCCCGGCTGCGGTAGGTGTAGATATTGGCTGCGGGATGGTGGCAACAAAAACCACACTTACAGCGAGCCAACTACCCGATAATTTAGCTGGGATCCGCCATGCCTTTGAGGCTGCAGTCCCCCATGGGAGAACAGGAGGTAGAAAAGGCAAGCGTGATCGCGGTGCTTGGCACAACATTCCAGAGCTAGTCGCTGATGAATGGCAGAAACTTGAGGTACGCTTTGAGCGGATCTGCCAAAAGCACCCGGCAATAAAGAAAAGTAATCATGTAAATCACTTAGGTACCATGGGGACAGGTAATCACTTCTTAGAGTTATGCTTAGATGAGCATGACGCAGTCTGGATAATGCTTCACTCTGGCAGCCGTGGCGTGGGCAATAGGATAGGTAATTACTTTATTGAACTCGCTAAGAAAGAAATGCAACGCCACCAAATGCATTTACCCGATATGGACCTCGCTTATCTGTCAGAAGGGAGCGAGTACTTTAATGACTATGTCGAAGCGGTAGAGTGGGCACAAGATTTCGCAGCCAAAAATAGAGAAATTATGATGTTCAATGCAATTAACGCACTCAGAAAGGTATTACCTGTCTCATTTGAGACAGCGGACCTTGCGGTGAATTGCCACCACAACTATATCTCTCGCGAGCACCACTTTGGTAAAGACTGTTTTGTAACACGTAAAGGCGCGGTGCGTGCACAAAAAGGCGAGATGGGGATCATTCCAGGTAGCATGGGCGCTCGGTCATTCATTGTCAGAGGATTAGGGAACCCAGACAGTTTCAATAGTTGCAGTCATGGTGCTGGCCGTGTGATGTCCCGAACAAAAGCCAAGAAGGTATTCAACATACAAGATCAAATTGACGCGACACAAGGGGTTGAATGCCGCAAAGATGAAGCCGTGATCGATGAGATACCTCATGCATATAAAGACATAGAAAAAGTCATGGCAGCACAAAAAGACCTCGTAGAAGTGGTATACACGCTAAAGCAAATTGTATGTGTAAAAGGATAA
- the rtcA gene encoding RNA 3'-terminal phosphate cyclase — translation MKYITIDGAQGEGGGQVLRTALTLSMLTQQPIELINIRANRQKPGLMRQHLTSVLAAQAICDAVVEGAELGSSHIRFQPKQVKAGQYKFAIGTAGSTVLVCQTIMPVLALANGLSTVTFEGGTHNGMSPSLCFFKESYLPILNAMGVQNDIEVSQLGFYPASGGKWQIKINPTKQLKPFKIGKAPDVDLLNTDNTKLTGFVSQLPDSIAMREMNAAKKALNWPNADCQINHVQSPGPGNSLQIKIQSQSHTHLFEVVGELGTSAENIAKRCAGRVKAFLKSNSQVEHYLADQLLVLMALAGSGNFTTPKPSLHTLTNAQVIQQITKKKINIEQESEHIWRISLTST, via the coding sequence ATGAAATATATAACCATAGATGGCGCACAGGGTGAAGGTGGTGGGCAGGTATTAAGAACCGCATTGACATTATCGATGCTCACTCAACAGCCAATTGAGTTAATCAACATCAGAGCTAATCGACAAAAGCCGGGACTCATGCGCCAACATTTAACTTCAGTATTGGCGGCACAAGCCATTTGTGATGCTGTTGTAGAAGGCGCTGAATTGGGGTCATCTCACATTCGCTTTCAACCTAAACAGGTTAAAGCGGGTCAATATAAGTTTGCAATTGGCACAGCTGGCAGTACTGTTTTAGTGTGCCAAACCATTATGCCTGTACTTGCACTTGCCAACGGGCTATCGACAGTGACATTCGAAGGAGGCACGCACAATGGCATGTCACCTTCATTATGTTTTTTTAAAGAAAGCTATTTACCCATCTTGAATGCAATGGGCGTTCAAAATGACATTGAAGTATCACAATTAGGGTTTTACCCTGCCAGTGGAGGGAAGTGGCAGATCAAGATCAACCCAACAAAACAATTAAAGCCCTTTAAAATAGGCAAAGCGCCGGACGTTGATCTATTAAACACAGACAATACTAAGCTTACAGGGTTTGTGAGTCAGTTACCTGACAGCATCGCAATGCGTGAAATGAACGCAGCGAAGAAAGCGCTTAATTGGCCCAATGCTGATTGCCAAATCAATCATGTGCAGTCTCCAGGGCCAGGCAACAGCTTACAAATTAAAATACAGAGTCAAAGCCATACACACTTATTTGAAGTCGTAGGAGAGCTTGGTACTTCTGCAGAAAATATAGCAAAACGCTGCGCTGGGAGAGTGAAGGCCTTTTTAAAGTCAAACTCACAGGTAGAACACTATTTAGCAGACCAGTTATTGGTGCTCATGGCACTGGCAGGCAGTGGGAATTTCACAACCCCCAAACCCAGTTTACATACTCTTACTAACGCTCAAGTAATACAGCAAATAACCAAGAAAAAGATAAATATAGAACAAGAAAGTGAACATATTTGGCGTATTTCTTTAACCTCAACTTAG